From Chromohalobacter canadensis, one genomic window encodes:
- a CDS encoding ATP-grasp domain-containing protein: MSDKNVFVVGLDALNRKRLEHLRGAEHYRFHGVIEPSEVYDTEIFPIEDMLSRAEAQLNEFQDPIDAIVGYMDFPVSTMLPLLCERFGTRSTSLESLLKCEHKYWSRCVQREVISDYIPRFTAFDPFDDQALHKIGEQGLYFPFFVKPIKSSGSRLGFRIESPEDFEQAISRLCEDIGTISEPFNFVLDHAKLPEEVRSIDGGYCMAEEIIGGWQCTVEGYAFQGEIVPYGIVDSIRYPQVLSFFYYRYPSRLPDHIQEKMRELTRQIMKHIGYDNAAFNIEYFWDEVQDRIWLLEINTRIAQSHCDLFEKVDGVSHQQITVDLALGQLPDMPYRQGTFKVAAKFFYRVFFVDATITRVPTEEEIDALEKAFPGTVIALQAEIGTRLSSLPEQDSYSFALAYVWMGADDDTALEENYAQLAEQLHFEFEDIVG; encoded by the coding sequence ATGAGCGACAAGAACGTGTTCGTTGTCGGATTGGATGCACTCAACAGGAAACGCCTGGAACATCTGCGTGGTGCAGAGCACTACCGGTTCCATGGCGTGATCGAACCCTCGGAGGTCTACGACACGGAGATCTTCCCCATCGAGGACATGCTGTCCCGGGCCGAGGCGCAGCTGAATGAATTCCAGGACCCGATCGACGCTATCGTCGGCTACATGGACTTTCCCGTGTCGACCATGCTGCCCCTGCTCTGCGAGCGTTTCGGCACGCGCTCCACCAGCCTGGAAAGCCTGCTCAAATGCGAGCACAAGTATTGGAGCCGATGCGTTCAACGCGAGGTCATTAGCGACTATATTCCGCGTTTCACAGCATTCGATCCCTTCGATGACCAGGCGCTGCATAAGATCGGCGAGCAAGGGCTTTACTTTCCATTCTTCGTCAAACCCATTAAATCCTCGGGCTCACGACTGGGATTTCGCATCGAAAGCCCTGAAGACTTCGAACAGGCCATCTCACGGCTATGCGAAGATATCGGAACGATTTCAGAACCCTTCAATTTCGTTTTGGACCACGCAAAACTGCCTGAAGAAGTGCGCTCCATCGATGGCGGCTATTGCATGGCGGAAGAGATCATCGGTGGTTGGCAATGCACGGTAGAAGGGTATGCTTTCCAAGGCGAAATCGTACCCTACGGCATCGTCGACTCGATTCGATATCCACAAGTATTGAGCTTCTTCTATTATCGATATCCGTCACGACTTCCCGATCATATTCAGGAAAAAATGCGAGAACTAACTCGTCAAATAATGAAACACATCGGCTATGACAACGCCGCCTTCAACATCGAATATTTCTGGGACGAAGTACAAGACCGTATCTGGCTATTGGAGATCAATACGCGTATCGCGCAATCGCATTGCGATCTATTCGAGAAGGTCGATGGGGTCAGTCACCAGCAGATAACGGTGGACCTGGCGCTGGGCCAGCTGCCCGACATGCCCTATCGCCAAGGAACGTTCAAGGTCGCGGCGAAATTCTTCTATCGGGTGTTTTTCGTCGACGCCACTATTACCCGCGTACCGACGGAAGAGGAAATAGATGCCTTGGAGAAAGCGTTTCCCGGTACCGTGATCGCGCTGCAGGCCGAGATCGGCACCCGGCTGTCATCCCTTCCCGAGCAGGATAGCTACAGTTTCGCCTTGGCCTATGTATGGATGGGCGCGGACGACGATACGGCACTGGAAGAAAACTACGCGCAGCTCGCCGAGCAGCTGCATTTCGAGTTTGAAGACATCGTTGGCTAG
- a CDS encoding cyanophycinase, producing MTSRPPTVCGHIVAIGGAEDKTSELAILKRVFELAPEDSREVAVIATASSIPEQLLPSYEAAFRRLGATHVHALDIQDRQQAADADNARLIQRSGVIFFTGGDQLRLTTVLGGSATLRAIRERLRAGAVVAGTSAGAAAMPSTMIYNGAASDALRKGAVNMTFGLGFVRGMIIDSHFLERGRFTRLMEVGASNPEQLGIGLGEDAAVIIYPNRVLETIGPGHVIIIDSRDLASSNIAELEMGEPVAVENMILHAMVSGHGYDVDARRYLVADELETVLAGRRNT from the coding sequence ATGACGTCACGACCCCCTACCGTATGCGGCCATATCGTGGCCATTGGCGGTGCCGAGGACAAAACCTCCGAACTTGCCATTCTCAAGCGTGTTTTCGAGCTGGCGCCTGAGGACAGTCGCGAGGTAGCCGTCATCGCCACGGCGAGCAGTATTCCCGAGCAGCTTTTGCCCAGCTACGAAGCGGCTTTTCGCCGGCTGGGCGCGACCCATGTCCATGCACTGGATATTCAGGATCGCCAGCAAGCCGCCGATGCCGACAATGCCCGTTTGATCCAGCGTAGTGGGGTGATCTTCTTCACCGGGGGCGACCAACTGCGCCTGACCACCGTGCTGGGAGGCTCCGCCACGTTACGTGCCATCCGCGAGCGTTTGCGAGCGGGCGCCGTGGTAGCGGGCACCAGCGCGGGCGCGGCGGCGATGCCCAGCACCATGATCTACAACGGTGCGGCGTCGGATGCCTTGCGCAAGGGGGCGGTGAACATGACCTTCGGGCTCGGGTTCGTGCGCGGCATGATCATCGACAGCCATTTCCTCGAACGGGGGCGGTTCACTCGCCTGATGGAAGTCGGTGCCAGCAACCCCGAGCAACTGGGCATCGGCCTCGGTGAGGACGCTGCCGTCATTATCTATCCCAACCGTGTGCTCGAAACCATCGGGCCGGGGCATGTCATCATCATCGATAGCCGGGATCTCGCGAGTTCGAATATCGCGGAACTGGAGATGGGCGAGCCCGTCGCCGTCGAAAACATGATCCTGCACGCCATGGTCAGCGGTCACGGCTACGATGTCGATGCGCGACGTTACCTGGTGGCCGATGAGCTCGAAACGGTATTGGCAGGGAGGCGCAATACATGA
- the cphA gene encoding cyanophycin synthetase, giving the protein MKILEHRALRGPNYYSRYPAIFMRLDIEELEARPSDTVSGIVERASRLLPTLAEHRCSVGRPGGFLERLERGTWAGHVVEHVAIELQNLIGFSVGYGKTVDSYETGIYNVVYRYRDEVCGLAAGVEAVEIVTRLFAGEDSDIDAIVTRLKDVRDAHMLGPSTASIVAAAQRRGIPYERLDEETSYVQLGHGHRQQRIQATVTGRTNLIGHGIAHDKDWTKRILGEAGIPVPHGHVCHSCDEALKTAHDIGYPVAIKPLVGNHGRGVSTDISDDAALANAFAIAAKHNTAVIVEQYVRGEDHRLLVIDGKLVAAAQRRPAHVIGDGQSTLQALIDEENRDPRRGIGHENLLTQIHIDEQTHRLLDQQNLTLDDVIASDEIVYLKPTANLSTGGTATDVTEDVHPDVTYMAERIARLVGLDIIGIDLLAETLTRPLEEQSAAVVEVNAGPGFRMHLSPTHGTGRDVGGHVVDMLFPDSENNGRVPIVAVTGTNGKTTTVRLISHLLRQAGRSVGTACTGAIEIDNHVIMRGDYSGPQAAATVLREPTVEYAVLEVARGGIMRRGLGFDECQVGVLLNIASDHLGESDIHTLDELARCKSVVIDAVGESGTAVLNADDPRVLASGEWARGDIIYFTLDPDSPVIREHVSDHGVAFTVHHGHIVMLQGQVVAEVLPVTNAPITFDGFARFNIANALAASAAAHALGLSIADIQLGLQTFHPTPGQNPGRTNLIDAGGVKVLIDYGHNVPALEALSELVSSIPAQRRIGVASAPGNRRDEDLFALGALLAKMLDIVFLCDTVPRGRPAGETVDLLRAGAASVSDECRVETVMQELDAVDRALDEAAEGDLLVLLVDDVDAVTERLRGRRFEPLAPNGAEGARP; this is encoded by the coding sequence ATGAAGATTCTTGAGCATCGCGCGCTGCGCGGACCGAACTATTACAGTCGTTATCCGGCGATCTTCATGCGCCTGGATATCGAGGAACTCGAGGCGCGGCCAAGCGACACCGTGTCTGGCATCGTCGAGCGTGCCTCCCGACTTTTACCCACCCTGGCGGAGCACCGCTGCTCGGTGGGGCGACCTGGAGGCTTTCTGGAGCGGCTGGAGCGTGGCACTTGGGCCGGCCATGTCGTCGAGCATGTGGCGATCGAGTTGCAGAACCTGATCGGCTTCTCGGTCGGCTATGGCAAGACGGTCGACTCCTACGAGACGGGCATCTATAACGTCGTCTATCGCTACCGCGACGAAGTCTGCGGACTCGCGGCTGGGGTCGAGGCGGTGGAGATCGTCACGCGTCTGTTCGCTGGCGAAGATAGCGATATCGATGCGATTGTCACCCGTCTCAAGGACGTGCGCGACGCCCATATGCTGGGTCCCTCGACCGCCTCGATCGTGGCAGCGGCGCAGCGTCGGGGAATCCCTTATGAGCGCCTCGACGAGGAAACCAGCTACGTGCAACTGGGACATGGCCATCGCCAGCAACGTATCCAGGCGACGGTGACCGGGCGTACGAATCTGATCGGGCATGGCATCGCCCATGACAAGGATTGGACCAAGCGGATACTCGGTGAGGCGGGTATTCCCGTGCCGCACGGGCACGTATGCCATTCCTGCGATGAGGCGCTAAAGACGGCGCACGATATTGGTTATCCGGTCGCCATTAAACCGCTGGTTGGCAACCACGGCCGCGGCGTCAGCACGGACATCAGCGATGATGCGGCATTGGCCAACGCCTTCGCGATCGCCGCCAAGCACAATACCGCGGTCATCGTCGAGCAGTATGTGCGCGGCGAGGATCATCGCCTGCTGGTCATTGACGGCAAGTTGGTTGCCGCTGCGCAGCGCCGTCCGGCCCATGTAATAGGCGATGGTCAAAGCACGCTGCAGGCATTGATCGACGAAGAGAATCGCGATCCGCGCCGTGGTATCGGCCATGAAAACCTGCTGACGCAGATTCACATCGATGAACAGACACATCGCCTGCTCGACCAGCAGAACCTGACGCTGGACGACGTCATCGCCAGCGATGAGATCGTCTATCTCAAGCCGACTGCGAATCTGAGTACCGGCGGCACGGCGACGGATGTCACCGAGGATGTGCATCCCGATGTGACCTACATGGCGGAGCGCATCGCCCGCCTGGTAGGTCTCGATATCATCGGCATCGATCTGCTCGCCGAGACCCTGACACGCCCCTTGGAGGAGCAATCGGCTGCGGTGGTCGAGGTCAACGCCGGGCCGGGCTTTCGCATGCATCTTTCCCCGACCCATGGCACCGGCCGAGACGTCGGCGGCCATGTGGTCGATATGCTGTTTCCGGATAGCGAGAATAACGGCCGCGTGCCCATCGTGGCGGTCACCGGCACCAATGGCAAAACGACGACGGTGCGCCTGATCTCGCATTTGTTACGTCAAGCGGGGCGGAGTGTCGGCACGGCGTGCACAGGGGCTATCGAGATCGATAATCACGTCATCATGCGCGGCGACTACAGCGGCCCGCAGGCCGCCGCAACCGTTCTGCGCGAGCCCACCGTCGAGTATGCCGTGCTCGAGGTCGCGCGTGGCGGCATCATGCGCCGAGGCTTGGGGTTCGATGAATGCCAGGTCGGTGTGTTGTTGAATATTGCCAGCGATCATCTGGGCGAGAGTGACATTCATACCCTGGATGAACTGGCGCGTTGCAAGAGCGTGGTGATCGATGCAGTCGGCGAGTCGGGCACCGCGGTGCTCAATGCCGATGACCCGCGCGTGTTGGCGAGTGGCGAATGGGCGCGTGGCGACATCATCTATTTCACGCTGGACCCCGACTCGCCGGTCATACGCGAGCATGTGAGCGACCATGGTGTCGCTTTCACGGTGCACCACGGCCACATCGTGATGCTGCAAGGCCAGGTGGTGGCCGAAGTGCTTCCCGTAACGAACGCGCCGATTACCTTCGATGGATTCGCGCGCTTCAATATCGCCAATGCCCTGGCGGCGAGTGCCGCGGCCCATGCGCTGGGGCTGAGTATCGCCGATATACAACTGGGCTTGCAGACCTTCCATCCGACGCCGGGGCAGAACCCCGGGCGCACCAACCTGATCGATGCCGGTGGCGTGAAGGTGCTGATCGACTATGGTCACAACGTGCCGGCACTCGAGGCCTTGAGCGAGCTGGTGAGCAGCATCCCGGCGCAACGGCGCATTGGCGTGGCCAGCGCTCCGGGTAATCGGCGTGACGAGGACCTGTTCGCGCTGGGTGCGCTGCTTGCCAAGATGCTTGACATCGTTTTTCTCTGCGACACCGTGCCGCGCGGGCGCCCCGCGGGCGAGACTGTCGACTTGCTGCGTGCGGGCGCGGCGTCGGTGTCGGACGAATGTCGGGTCGAGACCGTCATGCAAGAACTCGATGCGGTTGACCGGGCGCTCGACGAGGCCGCCGAGGGCGATCTGCTGGTGTTGCTGGTGGATGATGTCGATGCCGTCACCGAGCGTTTGCGCGGGCGGCGTTTCGAACCGCTGGCACCGAATGG